The DNA region ACAACACCATCTGGGACTTCTACTATCAGGTGCTGCTGATGACGAAAGGCCGCGAGGACGCCTACAGCGCTTACGGCATCCCCAGCCTCAAGTCGTTTTTCACGGGGGTCAGCAAGGGCAATCAGGAGTTCTACGACCTGATTGAGCACAGCATGGTGCGCCGCAGCCGCCGCGACGTGCGCCGCAGGCAGGAGCAGGGCGAAGCGGTGATTATCGGCGGGCAGGAAATTCGCTTCCCGAAGCGCAAGCTGCACCGCGTGGAGTACAGCCTCACAGACCAGTTTGGGGACTTTTATCAGGGGCTGGTGGGGCGCATCGAAAGTCTGCGCCTGGTGGCCTATAACCTGGAGCGCTACAAGGTGGACGCCGATGCCACCGAGGTCAATAAGCGTGAAGCCCTGACCGGCATCTTCAAGACCAACTTCCTCAAGCGCCTGGAAAGCAGCGTGCATGCGCTGTCCAGCAGCATTGCCAACCAGCGCCGCTTTCAGGAGCGCTTCTACGAGCAGTTCAGGCAAGGGCGGCTGCTGGACGCTGGCACCAACCGCAAAATCGAGCAGGTGCTCCGTCTGGCCGCCGCCGAGGACGACAGCGAAAGCAGCGGCAAGCAGGAAGGCAAGCAGGACAAGCTGCTCGAATCCCTGCCCGAAGTCAAGGCTCTTGAATACGACGTGTCCCGTATGGAAAAGGACATTCAGGAGGACCTGAACGCCCTGAAGTGGATGGAAGCGGCCATCAAAGACTTGCTGGTCTCACGCGGCACCGGCGGCGAGCAGGACGCCAAAGTAGCGGCCATCAAGCAGTCACTTGTCGAGCGGGCTGCCCAGCAGGGACACCGCAAAGCGATTATCTTCAGCTATTACCACGACACCGCCGAGTACATTTACCGTGCCCTGGTGAACGACCCCGCATTTATGGTGGCCATGAACCTCACGCCAGAGCGGGTGGCGTTCCTCAGCGGCAGCAGCAGCGGCGAGACTCGCAGCAATGTGGTGCGCCGCTTTGCCCCGCACTCCAACCGCCGCAGTGAGGACGATGACCAGATGTATCAGCGGCTGCTTGACGAACCGATTGACCTGCTCATCAGCACCGACGTGCTGAGCGAAGGCCAGAACCTGCAAGATGCGGGCTACCTGCTCAACGCCGACCTGCACTGGAACCCTGTGCGGATGATTCAGCGCGCAGGCCGCATTGACCGCCTGGGTAGTCAGTTCGAGGAGCTGGAAATCAGTAATGTTTTTCCTGAAGAGGGCCTGGAAGACGTGCTGGGCCTGGTCGAACGCCTTCAGATCCGTATTGCTCAGAACTTGCACCTGTATAGGGAGACAAAAAGCGCTCCCAGAGCTGAAATTCTGGAAGTGTGAATCAACCGGTTTCAGGGGAGCGCGTCCGTATTTTCGCACAGCAGGTTCTGGATATTCCAGAGACGCTGTATCAGCAGCGAAGCTTGCAAGCTTCGCTGCACCTCTTCCACAGTCCAGGTCAGAAGACCAAGTTCAGCCAGGCAGAGGGAGTCAGCCCCAGTGCACTCAGCCGTTTCTTCAACATCTACGACTGGGATTCAGACCGTTGCTAGGAAGAGATGCAGGACACCCAATGGCGCATGTTGCTGGACGCGGCTCACTCCAAACGCCGACCTCGGTTGCGGCTCAGTGTGGATCTGACCACGGTGGAAAAGGTGGGGACCCAGTTGCCCTTTGTCAGTGTGTACAACGGTAGACATGGCATCCATCTGGTGGTCTTGTTCGCCGAAAATGGGGAACTGAAGTTCCCCATTTCTTACCGGGTCTACCAGGGCAAGTACACCAGCACTCCCGTCACGTTAGCCCTTGACCTGCTGGAAGAGGTGCCAAACTTCGTCGGGAAGCGCTTTCAGGTCTGCGTACTGGCAGACAGTGGATTCGAATCCGCTGTCTTTCTGGACGGTGTGCAGCGTCTCGGTTTCGAGTTCGTGGTGGGTGTGCGGAGCAACCGACGCACGGATCATCCTGGGCGGGTGACAGTGGCGGATTGTCCGCACGGAGGGTATGTCAACCTCGCCAATTGGCCTCTAGAAACGCTGACCCTGGGGAGAATAGACCGTGGGGACCGTGAATTCTTCGCGGTGTCATCCGAGCTGCTGGAGGGGAAGGACATCCTTGCTGAAGGAAAACGGCGCTGGGCGCTGGAATCCTTTTTTAAGGAGGGAAAGCATCAGT from Deinococcus sp. Marseille-Q6407 includes:
- a CDS encoding C-terminal helicase domain-containing protein, with the translated sequence MRLLTGGRADKKVVLLTATPVNNTIWDFYYQVLLMTKGREDAYSAYGIPSLKSFFTGVSKGNQEFYDLIEHSMVRRSRRDVRRRQEQGEAVIIGGQEIRFPKRKLHRVEYSLTDQFGDFYQGLVGRIESLRLVAYNLERYKVDADATEVNKREALTGIFKTNFLKRLESSVHALSSSIANQRRFQERFYEQFRQGRLLDAGTNRKIEQVLRLAAAEDDSESSGKQEGKQDKLLESLPEVKALEYDVSRMEKDIQEDLNALKWMEAAIKDLLVSRGTGGEQDAKVAAIKQSLVERAAQQGHRKAIIFSYYHDTAEYIYRALVNDPAFMVAMNLTPERVAFLSGSSSGETRSNVVRRFAPHSNRRSEDDDQMYQRLLDEPIDLLISTDVLSEGQNLQDAGYLLNADLHWNPVRMIQRAGRIDRLGSQFEELEISNVFPEEGLEDVLGLVERLQIRIAQNLHLYRETKSAPRAEILEV